The Achromobacter deleyi genome has a window encoding:
- a CDS encoding porin, translating into MKKTLLAVALLTGFAGAAQAADSVTLYGLIDAGIGYENVKFDGKSQSRFGGVQGVSSGSRFGLRGTEDLGDGLRAVFTLEGGFGPMNGKSLQSNRLFGRQATVGLDSDSWGRLEFGRQTNLASKYFGSIDPFSISYNTANMGTTFGSANTMRLDNMVLYQTPSMGGFKAGIGYSFSADDTVSDSKQVGFQTGNNNRALTAGVQYVNGPLNLAASYDRFNPSNDKIGGKDSARIQEYIVGGSYDFEVVKLAAAFSQTRDGWFVGQNMGTTPDGMTNLGTFKLADGFRANSYMIGATVPLGRHAVFGSWQRATASNDKLTGDDATFNVYSLGYTYDFTKRTNLYAYASYGDNYAFQRDARDTAVAMGVRHRF; encoded by the coding sequence ATGAAGAAGACGCTATTGGCTGTCGCGTTGCTGACCGGTTTTGCCGGCGCTGCGCAAGCCGCCGACTCCGTGACGCTGTACGGCTTGATCGATGCCGGTATCGGCTACGAGAACGTGAAATTCGACGGCAAGTCGCAAAGCCGTTTCGGCGGCGTGCAGGGTGTGAGCAGCGGCTCGCGCTTCGGCCTGCGCGGTACTGAAGATCTGGGCGACGGCCTGCGCGCCGTGTTCACCCTGGAAGGCGGGTTCGGCCCCATGAACGGCAAGTCGCTGCAGAGCAACCGCCTGTTCGGCCGTCAAGCCACCGTGGGCCTGGACAGCGATTCGTGGGGCCGCCTGGAATTCGGCCGCCAGACGAACCTGGCCTCGAAGTACTTCGGTTCGATCGACCCGTTCTCGATCAGCTACAACACCGCCAACATGGGCACCACGTTCGGCAGCGCCAACACGATGCGCCTGGACAACATGGTCCTGTACCAAACCCCCAGCATGGGCGGTTTCAAGGCGGGCATCGGCTACTCGTTCAGCGCGGACGACACCGTCAGCGACTCCAAGCAGGTGGGTTTCCAGACCGGCAACAACAACCGCGCCCTGACCGCTGGCGTGCAGTACGTCAACGGCCCGCTGAACCTGGCTGCCTCGTATGACCGCTTCAATCCGTCCAATGACAAGATCGGCGGCAAGGACTCGGCGCGCATCCAGGAATACATCGTTGGCGGTTCGTACGACTTCGAAGTCGTGAAGCTGGCTGCCGCTTTCAGCCAGACCCGTGACGGCTGGTTCGTGGGCCAGAACATGGGCACCACGCCGGACGGCATGACGAACCTGGGCACGTTCAAGCTGGCTGACGGCTTCCGCGCCAACTCGTACATGATCGGCGCGACCGTGCCGCTGGGCCGCCACGCCGTGTTCGGCTCCTGGCAGCGCGCGACCGCCAGCAACGACAAGCTGACGGGCGACGACGCCACGTTCAACGTCTACAGCCTGGGTTATACGTACGACTTCACCAAGCGCACCAACCTGTACGCGTATGCCTCCTACGGCGACAACTACGCGTTCCAGCGCGACGCCCGCGACACCGCGGTCGCCATGGGTGTGCGTCACCGTTTCTAA